The following proteins come from a genomic window of Acidimicrobiia bacterium:
- the ftsW gene encoding putative lipid II flippase FtsW, translating into MTTKVTSIAGARSAARRYAVTAEVNTRLAVLCSLAVGLLLVIGLGAMRSASSVVGLELEGNGWAFFTRQLVAMGVGAVAMIVAARVPYAWYRKAAAPIFVLSIAGLLAVLLVGDRDNGSQRWIDLGFTEFQPSEFAKFATIVALAAVMAKKERVLHDLWHFVIPVITIVGTTCLLIMLEPDLGTTLIVAAASFGVLAVSSSPLRYVIATGLGGAVGASILAYAADYRVARVTAFLDPYADELGKGYQVLQGLGALGTGGSFGVGLGASRTRWGWVPNAHTDFIFAIIGEEIGFAGGLVIIALFTLVAVLGLIIAFRAPDRFGRLLAVGITVWITAQAVVNIGGVVQALPITGMPLPFISFGGTALVMAMGAAGVLISVARSGVSNRRSGAR; encoded by the coding sequence ATGACCACGAAGGTCACATCCATTGCCGGAGCTCGCTCGGCCGCCCGCCGCTACGCGGTGACCGCCGAAGTCAACACCCGGCTTGCCGTTCTGTGCAGCCTGGCGGTTGGTCTGCTGCTTGTGATCGGACTCGGCGCCATGCGTAGCGCTTCATCCGTCGTCGGCCTCGAGCTCGAAGGCAACGGATGGGCGTTCTTCACCAGGCAATTGGTGGCGATGGGTGTCGGTGCAGTGGCGATGATTGTGGCCGCCCGGGTTCCATACGCCTGGTACCGGAAGGCGGCGGCACCGATATTCGTACTCTCGATCGCCGGGCTCCTCGCCGTCCTATTGGTCGGCGACCGTGACAACGGCAGCCAGCGCTGGATCGATCTCGGCTTCACCGAATTCCAACCTTCGGAGTTTGCCAAGTTCGCCACAATCGTGGCGCTGGCCGCCGTGATGGCGAAGAAGGAGCGTGTGCTCCACGACCTCTGGCACTTCGTGATCCCGGTCATCACCATCGTTGGAACGACGTGCTTGCTGATCATGTTGGAGCCCGACCTCGGGACAACGCTCATCGTGGCGGCGGCCTCGTTCGGCGTCCTGGCAGTGTCGTCTTCACCGCTGCGGTATGTGATCGCAACCGGGCTGGGCGGAGCCGTCGGTGCTTCGATTCTCGCGTACGCCGCCGACTACCGGGTCGCCCGGGTGACAGCCTTCCTGGACCCGTACGCCGACGAACTCGGAAAGGGTTATCAGGTGCTGCAGGGCCTCGGAGCCCTTGGGACGGGCGGATCCTTCGGGGTCGGCCTGGGCGCCAGCCGCACCCGATGGGGATGGGTCCCCAACGCCCACACAGACTTCATCTTCGCCATCATCGGAGAGGAAATCGGATTTGCCGGCGGCCTCGTCATCATCGCACTCTTCACCCTCGTTGCCGTCCTCGGGTTGATCATCGCCTTTCGAGCTCCGGACCGATTCGGCCGGCTCCTGGCGGTTGGTATCACGGTCTGGATCACCGCACAGGCTGTTGTGAATATCGGAGGCGTTGTTCAGGCGCTGCCGATCACCGGGATGCCGCTTCCATTCATCTCCTTCGGAGGGACGGCCCTGGTGATGGCGATGGGTGCGGCCGGTGTTCTCATCAGCGTGGCAAGAAGCGGCGTCTCCAACCGGCGAAGCGGCGCCAGATGA
- the murD gene encoding UDP-N-acetylmuramoyl-L-alanine--D-glutamate ligase has translation MRLLVLGGGVSGRGAIRLATRLGHVLAVYDGNREAIEDLVDIERFHGDWRPEWLENVDVVVTSPGIPEHAAPIVGALQAGLPVWGELEFAARHLTAPIVAVTGTNGKTTVTSLIADMLEFSGLQAVAAGNIGTALTDIVGSSPDVIVVEASSFQLRFIEQFAPGVAVLLNIAPDHLDWHQTFAAYRDAKANLVRNAGPDVPLIFDADDTEAAAVAARAATTPVPVSGRQRTGAGWGVDGKRFVLSGIDLPLDSLPVHDPAFLLDLAAAGSAALAAGAAPNAVIETIQSFEPTTHRRTAIGTWRGVTWVNDSKATNPHSALAAVAAYPSVVLIAGGRNKGLDLEPIVRHPHVRAVVAIGEAGPELLAATEHIPSRAAGSMVEAVAVARTMAESGDTVLLAPGCASFDMFDSYGQRGDVFRQAVLNLEEGE, from the coding sequence ATGCGACTCCTCGTTCTCGGCGGAGGTGTGTCTGGTCGAGGGGCAATCCGCCTGGCCACCCGCCTGGGTCACGTGCTCGCCGTCTACGACGGCAATCGAGAGGCGATCGAGGATCTGGTGGATATCGAAAGATTCCACGGCGACTGGCGGCCGGAGTGGCTGGAAAATGTCGACGTCGTCGTTACCAGTCCCGGAATTCCGGAGCATGCTGCGCCGATTGTGGGCGCGCTGCAGGCCGGCCTGCCGGTCTGGGGAGAACTCGAATTTGCCGCCCGGCATTTGACTGCCCCGATCGTGGCGGTCACGGGAACCAACGGCAAGACAACCGTTACGAGCCTGATCGCCGACATGCTCGAGTTCTCCGGGCTCCAGGCTGTTGCCGCCGGCAACATCGGAACCGCTCTGACGGACATCGTCGGCAGTTCCCCGGATGTCATAGTGGTCGAGGCATCGAGTTTTCAGCTTCGTTTCATCGAACAGTTCGCACCGGGTGTGGCCGTCCTGCTTAACATCGCTCCTGATCACCTCGACTGGCACCAGACCTTTGCGGCATACCGGGACGCCAAAGCAAACCTCGTCCGGAATGCCGGGCCCGATGTGCCGCTCATCTTCGACGCAGATGACACAGAGGCTGCTGCCGTTGCCGCGAGGGCGGCCACAACGCCTGTTCCCGTCAGCGGGAGACAGCGCACCGGCGCAGGGTGGGGGGTCGACGGCAAGCGTTTCGTTCTCAGTGGCATCGACTTGCCTCTGGATAGCCTGCCGGTTCACGACCCCGCCTTTCTCCTCGACCTGGCCGCAGCAGGAAGTGCCGCCCTGGCGGCCGGAGCCGCCCCGAATGCAGTAATCGAGACCATCCAGTCGTTTGAACCCACCACTCACCGCCGTACCGCCATCGGTACATGGCGCGGGGTCACCTGGGTCAACGACTCAAAAGCCACGAACCCGCATTCAGCGCTGGCCGCGGTGGCCGCATATCCGTCGGTCGTGCTGATAGCAGGTGGTCGAAACAAGGGCCTCGACCTCGAGCCGATCGTCCGTCACCCCCACGTGCGGGCTGTGGTTGCCATCGGTGAAGCAGGACCGGAGCTTCTCGCGGCAACCGAACACATTCCTTCGAGAGCGGCCGGTTCGATGGTCGAGGCGGTTGCCGTTGCCAGAACCATGGCCGAATCAGGAGACACGGTGCTCCTCGCCCCCGGGTGCGCCAGCTTCGACATGTTTGATTCATACGGGCAGCGCGGTGACGTGTTTAGACAAGCAGTTCTCAACCTCGAGGAGGGGGAATGA
- the ftsZ gene encoding cell division protein FtsZ has product MANKNFSTPQHYLAVIKVVGVGGGGVNAVNRMIASGVRGVEFIAMNTDAQALLMSDADIKLDLGRDITRGLGAGANPEVGRAASEEHREELEEVLKGADMVFVTAGEGGGTGTGGAPVVAEVARNLGALTVGVVTRPFGFEGRRRSLQAEQGIQDLREAVDTLIVIPNNRLLEIAEEKTPIIEAFRMADEVLTNGVAGITDLITTPGLINVDFADVKTVMQDAGTAVMGIGRGSGEDRATQAANRAIASPLLETSMDGARGVLLSVAGPNSMSLYEVNAAATAVAEHCDADADIIFGAVVDDSLGEEIRVTVIAAGFDQRRPRGFASGTMSGGTSNHRDEDLDIPSFVQG; this is encoded by the coding sequence ATGGCCAACAAGAACTTTTCCACGCCGCAACACTATCTAGCCGTGATCAAAGTCGTCGGTGTCGGTGGCGGCGGTGTCAACGCCGTCAACCGCATGATCGCTTCGGGGGTCAGGGGCGTGGAGTTCATTGCGATGAACACCGACGCCCAGGCGCTCCTCATGTCGGATGCCGACATCAAACTCGACCTCGGACGTGATATCACGCGCGGGCTCGGCGCGGGAGCGAATCCCGAGGTAGGCCGCGCCGCCTCGGAGGAGCATCGAGAGGAGCTGGAGGAGGTGCTCAAGGGCGCCGACATGGTGTTCGTTACAGCCGGCGAGGGTGGAGGAACGGGTACCGGAGGCGCTCCCGTAGTTGCGGAGGTAGCCCGCAACCTCGGGGCCTTGACCGTTGGAGTGGTGACCCGTCCGTTCGGCTTTGAAGGCCGGCGCCGCTCGCTGCAGGCCGAGCAGGGGATTCAGGATCTGCGCGAAGCGGTCGACACACTGATTGTGATCCCGAACAATCGTCTGCTCGAGATCGCCGAGGAGAAGACGCCGATCATCGAGGCGTTCCGCATGGCCGATGAGGTACTCACCAACGGCGTAGCGGGGATAACTGATCTCATCACGACTCCCGGCTTGATCAATGTCGATTTCGCCGATGTCAAGACGGTTATGCAGGACGCCGGGACGGCAGTGATGGGCATCGGCCGCGGCTCCGGAGAGGATAGGGCCACGCAGGCCGCCAATCGGGCGATCGCCAGCCCGCTGCTCGAGACGTCGATGGACGGCGCCCGCGGTGTGCTGCTCTCGGTGGCGGGTCCGAACAGCATGTCGCTATACGAGGTGAATGCGGCCGCCACTGCGGTCGCCGAACACTGTGACGCCGATGCCGACATCATCTTCGGCGCAGTGGTCGACGATTCACTCGGTGAGGAGATTCGCGTCACGGTGATTGCAGCCGGATTCGACCAGCGGCGCCCGCGAGGGTTCGCCTCCGGCACCATGTCCGGCGGTACCTCCAACCACCGGGACGAAGACCTCGACATTCCGAGTTTCGTCCAGGGATGA
- the murB gene encoding UDP-N-acetylmuramate dehydrogenase, whose protein sequence is MNAWRDLADRGRLRTHVPLGPLTTYKLGGPARLLVDVDDGADLESLAAGLEETPLPVLVLGRGSNVLIADGGFDGVVVRLTAGFAWVRWQPGLVSAGGATPLPQLARSAGKAGQGGLEFYVGIPGSVGGAVRMNAGCHGSETAEVLKVAEVFDLCDGSRAELSPAALELSYRHSNLADTDIVVAATYRTDPVDPDTAEETMREVSRWRRQYQPGGTLNAGSVFKNPPGDAAGRIIDQCGLKGYSIGAVSVSEKHANFIVAEQKATAREVHDLVLSVQDLVRRRAGVDLVPEIRFVGDFGEIPGGSGAEDG, encoded by the coding sequence ATGAACGCATGGAGAGATCTGGCCGACCGGGGTCGGCTGAGGACCCATGTGCCACTCGGGCCCCTGACGACGTACAAGCTCGGCGGGCCGGCGCGCCTCCTGGTGGATGTGGACGACGGAGCCGACCTGGAATCGCTGGCAGCCGGGCTCGAGGAAACGCCACTCCCGGTCCTCGTCCTCGGGAGAGGCAGCAATGTTTTGATCGCGGATGGTGGCTTCGACGGGGTCGTCGTGCGCCTGACCGCCGGATTCGCCTGGGTGCGGTGGCAACCGGGTTTGGTGTCTGCAGGCGGGGCGACTCCTCTTCCGCAACTGGCGAGAAGTGCGGGGAAAGCCGGCCAGGGTGGTCTCGAGTTCTATGTCGGGATACCGGGGTCCGTCGGCGGTGCGGTACGCATGAATGCCGGGTGTCACGGCTCTGAGACGGCAGAGGTTCTCAAAGTGGCCGAAGTATTCGATCTCTGCGACGGATCGCGGGCGGAACTGTCACCGGCCGCCCTCGAGCTCTCGTACCGGCACTCGAACCTGGCTGATACCGATATCGTCGTTGCAGCCACCTACCGGACCGATCCCGTCGATCCGGATACCGCAGAGGAGACGATGCGTGAGGTGAGTAGATGGCGGCGCCAGTACCAACCGGGCGGCACGCTCAACGCAGGAAGCGTTTTCAAGAATCCCCCCGGCGATGCGGCAGGCCGCATCATCGATCAGTGTGGCCTCAAGGGATACTCGATCGGAGCCGTTTCGGTATCGGAGAAGCACGCGAACTTCATAGTGGCCGAGCAGAAGGCAACGGCTCGAGAAGTACATGATCTGGTGCTGTCCGTCCAAGACCTCGTCCGTCGCCGGGCCGGCGTCGATCTCGTTCCGGAGATCCGGTTCGTCGGCGACTTCGGTGAGATCCCCGGCGGGTCTGGAGCCGAAGACGGATGA
- the murC gene encoding UDP-N-acetylmuramate--L-alanine ligase — MVDLDTPKRIHIIGVAGAGMSALAKLLAQLGHDVSGSDLKAGPTLDNLDSVGVRTWTGSRPAELADTQLVVASSAVPDHDPEYVAAGESGIAVWRRPRLLEALTSSMPAIGATGTHGKTTTTAMLIAMLRSIDTDPSFLVGGELVDLRTNAHLGRSHPFVIEADEAFRTFESLHLRGLVVTNVEPEHLSHFGSVFEMEDAFAGVVRRVDGPVIVGIDDAGGRRLADRTGRPTYGTAAESTWRITGVEENAMSVAFRLSGPGFDETVAVSRPGLHTARNAAGAIALTSELGFDASEAARALSEFAGIRRRYEVRATIGGVTIIDDYAHHPTEVAATVRTALKGGWDRVLAVFQPHLYSRTETFQREFGLAMSGCDHIVVTDVFGAREVPRPGVTGALVADAARTLTDAEVHYVAHRVDLAGFLVGLVGPGDLVLTMGAGDITLLPDELAELLSQGNG, encoded by the coding sequence ATGGTTGATCTAGATACTCCAAAGCGGATTCACATCATCGGCGTAGCCGGGGCGGGGATGAGCGCACTCGCCAAACTACTTGCTCAACTCGGACACGATGTCTCCGGATCAGACCTCAAAGCCGGACCAACCCTCGACAATCTGGATAGTGTCGGGGTTCGTACGTGGACCGGCAGCCGGCCTGCCGAGCTGGCAGATACCCAACTCGTGGTGGCTTCATCGGCTGTCCCCGATCACGACCCGGAGTACGTGGCGGCGGGCGAGAGCGGTATCGCCGTGTGGCGCCGCCCTCGGCTGCTGGAGGCACTGACCAGTTCCATGCCCGCCATCGGGGCAACGGGTACACATGGGAAGACAACCACGACGGCGATGTTGATCGCGATGCTGCGTTCGATTGATACGGATCCTTCTTTCCTCGTTGGCGGTGAGCTCGTTGATCTCCGCACAAATGCCCACCTCGGAAGGTCGCATCCGTTTGTGATCGAAGCCGACGAAGCGTTCCGTACATTCGAGTCACTCCACCTGCGCGGCCTCGTCGTCACCAATGTCGAACCGGAGCACCTCAGTCACTTCGGATCCGTCTTCGAGATGGAAGACGCCTTTGCCGGGGTCGTGCGGCGGGTCGATGGGCCGGTGATCGTCGGTATCGACGACGCGGGAGGCAGACGGCTTGCCGACCGCACCGGCAGACCCACTTACGGCACAGCTGCGGAGTCGACCTGGCGGATCACCGGCGTTGAGGAGAACGCGATGTCGGTGGCGTTCCGGCTGTCGGGACCCGGTTTCGATGAAACGGTTGCCGTGTCGCGACCTGGTTTGCACACCGCTCGAAATGCTGCCGGCGCAATTGCTCTCACTTCCGAACTCGGATTTGATGCGAGCGAGGCGGCGCGCGCGCTCAGCGAGTTCGCCGGTATCAGACGGCGCTACGAGGTGCGGGCGACGATCGGGGGAGTCACCATCATCGACGATTATGCCCATCATCCGACCGAGGTGGCAGCAACCGTCCGTACGGCGCTCAAGGGTGGGTGGGACCGGGTACTGGCCGTCTTTCAGCCGCACCTCTACAGCAGGACCGAAACATTTCAGCGTGAGTTCGGGTTGGCGATGTCCGGGTGCGATCACATCGTGGTCACCGACGTGTTCGGTGCCCGTGAGGTACCAAGACCCGGCGTGACCGGAGCGCTCGTGGCAGACGCCGCCAGGACTCTCACCGACGCCGAAGTTCACTACGTTGCACATCGGGTGGATCTAGCCGGGTTCCTGGTCGGTTTGGTCGGCCCCGGTGACCTCGTCCTGACAATGGGCGCCGGTGACATCACGCTGCTTCCGGATGAGCTGGCCGAACTGCTCTCGCAGGGCAACGGCTGA
- a CDS encoding FtsQ-type POTRA domain-containing protein: protein MIDPRIAERRRTVIESGARRGVRRAIALLAGVSLVAALIWVLQSPWLSVHEIVLTGSNRPDVREAISTAGLEEGTPLVLVRTEEVEAELEALPWVRSASVQRFFPDRVEIAIDQRDAVAWLWTSGSFAALDVEGVVLEYVSTLAEGAPVLQFATRRLEPGEIHSDPLVLGGLQFFATLDGSLPGFELREEVGEVWGMVDGHEVRLGRPVDMPAKAAALIAVLADEVPAGSSINLIAPTRPAVTP, encoded by the coding sequence ATGATCGATCCTCGGATTGCCGAACGCCGGAGAACAGTCATAGAGAGCGGGGCGAGGAGAGGGGTCCGTCGGGCCATCGCCCTGCTGGCCGGGGTCAGCCTCGTGGCAGCACTCATCTGGGTCCTGCAGTCACCCTGGCTGTCCGTGCATGAGATCGTCTTGACCGGAAGCAACCGTCCGGACGTGCGAGAAGCGATCTCGACCGCCGGACTCGAGGAAGGCACTCCGCTGGTCCTGGTGCGGACGGAGGAGGTCGAGGCAGAACTCGAGGCCCTGCCGTGGGTTCGGTCGGCGTCGGTTCAGCGGTTTTTCCCAGATCGCGTTGAGATCGCCATCGACCAGCGCGATGCCGTTGCCTGGCTCTGGACGTCGGGTTCCTTTGCCGCTCTCGATGTTGAGGGTGTCGTGCTCGAGTATGTATCCACGCTCGCAGAAGGCGCCCCGGTTCTGCAGTTCGCTACCAGGCGCCTGGAACCGGGAGAGATCCACTCCGACCCTCTCGTCCTGGGCGGCCTGCAATTCTTCGCGACCCTCGACGGTTCGCTTCCGGGCTTCGAGTTGCGTGAAGAGGTGGGGGAGGTGTGGGGGATGGTTGACGGCCATGAGGTCCGGCTTGGACGCCCGGTCGACATGCCGGCCAAGGCGGCGGCCCTGATCGCCGTCCTGGCCGACGAGGTCCCCGCCGGATCATCCATCAACCTGATCGCCCCTACCCGTCCCGCGGTGACGCCCTAG
- a CDS encoding UDP-N-acetylglucosamine--N-acetylmuramyl-(pentapeptide) pyrophosphoryl-undecaprenol N-acetylglucosamine transferase gives MTFAIAAAGTGGHVFPGLAVGEQLVADGVPRSDILYVGGDRLAVKVFPEAGFPYLQLEVQGLRRSLSPKNLALPAVVVRASRRAAAEFDSRRVRVVLGMGSYTSVPVGLAARRRQIPLYLHEQNAHAGLANRMMGRMAVTTFTSFEQTEGAIRAEHVGNPIRADLAAFNRADLRHASFERYGLEPGRVTVGIVGGSLGARAVNRAVIEAVVTWDGPPIQLVHIAGRDHVEEVRAAAAASHSPWVVLDFEPEMQFFFAAADLVVARAGGMVAEITATGTPAILIPGGFGSGGHQDANAAALEQAGAAIAIDEDHVERLAEAIAQLAGDPAGRRGMSSAARDIARPAAAATIADELRRAHG, from the coding sequence ATGACCTTTGCGATCGCGGCGGCGGGGACGGGTGGTCATGTATTCCCCGGGCTGGCGGTTGGAGAACAGCTCGTTGCGGACGGCGTGCCGCGTTCGGACATCCTCTACGTAGGCGGTGACCGCCTGGCCGTCAAAGTGTTTCCGGAAGCAGGATTCCCGTACCTGCAACTCGAGGTACAAGGGCTTCGCCGCAGTCTCAGCCCAAAGAACCTGGCACTTCCGGCCGTTGTCGTTCGGGCGAGCCGGAGAGCCGCCGCAGAGTTCGATAGCCGCCGGGTGCGAGTGGTCCTCGGCATGGGGAGCTATACGTCTGTTCCGGTCGGCTTGGCCGCCAGGCGCAGGCAGATTCCTCTGTATCTGCACGAGCAGAACGCTCACGCAGGGCTCGCCAACCGGATGATGGGTCGGATGGCGGTCACAACGTTCACGTCATTCGAACAAACTGAGGGCGCGATTCGAGCGGAACATGTTGGCAATCCAATCCGGGCTGATCTAGCCGCCTTCAATCGCGCCGACCTGAGACATGCCTCCTTCGAACGCTACGGGCTCGAACCCGGCAGGGTGACGGTCGGTATCGTCGGGGGCAGTCTCGGAGCGCGAGCCGTGAACCGGGCAGTGATCGAGGCCGTCGTCACCTGGGATGGTCCGCCGATTCAGCTGGTGCATATAGCCGGTCGGGATCATGTCGAAGAGGTCCGGGCGGCAGCCGCCGCTTCGCACTCACCGTGGGTAGTGCTGGACTTCGAGCCCGAGATGCAGTTCTTCTTCGCAGCTGCAGATCTGGTGGTGGCGCGCGCAGGGGGAATGGTGGCTGAGATCACGGCAACGGGCACTCCGGCCATCTTGATCCCGGGAGGTTTCGGATCCGGAGGCCACCAGGACGCCAATGCTGCCGCACTGGAGCAAGCAGGTGCAGCGATTGCCATAGATGAGGATCATGTCGAGCGTCTGGCTGAAGCCATCGCGCAGCTGGCCGGGGATCCGGCCGGGCGGCGGGGAATGTCGAGTGCGGCGCGTGACATCGCCAGGCCGGCCGCAGCTGCCACAATCGCTGATGAACTCAGGCGGGCACATGGTTGA